CATCTTTTTCAGCAACATCAATTCCAAAAGATTTCAAGAGTCTTTGTCTTTCGGGATAGACAGTTCCAGTTGTGTCTAATGTTTGAAACTCAATGCCTACAAAACCTTTTACTTTGTTGTCTCTAGCAGATACTAAAAAATAATCAATACATCCACCAGGTATATTCACTTCAGAAACTACATGAAATTCATTTCCAGGCTCATGCTTAGTCAATAAGTGAACGCAATCAGTAAAAACTTGTTTTTTTTGTAGCAAACGCTTGGGACAAATAATAATGTCTCGTTTTTCTTTTCCATAATTTACAGTACAAGTTCCAATCGAAATCTCTGGCTCACTTTTTCTAACTTTAAAACACTTAGTGTTTGTGTAAACGCAAATCTGTTCCTCAACAATTTCCTTCCATTGTTCTTGTGGAACTGATGGAATATTATGTCCGAATAATTCAACAATTTTACTCATCAGCGATTTCTGCAAAATAACGTTCTTTTGATATTCCAATATATTCTTGAGATATATCAATACCAATGGACTTTCTTCCCAACCGTTTCGCTACCAGCATAGTAGTTCCTGTTCCTGCGAAGGGATCGATAATAATTCCGTCTTCTGGACAAGTCGCCAATATAGGAATCTTACAAATATCTTCAGGATAAGCCGCATAATGTTTTCTACGCTTTTGTGTATCCTCTGGAAGAATATCCCATACATCTCTTGGTTTACTTCCTTTCGGATGATATTTCAGAAAATAGTATCCTTGATCGCGTAGCTCTTTTGCTCTCCCTGATATCCGCTCTG
This DNA window, taken from Pleurocapsa sp. FMAR1, encodes the following:
- a CDS encoding NotI family restriction endonuclease; translated protein: MSKIVELFGHNIPSVPQEQWKEIVEEQICVYTNTKCFKVRKSEPEISIGTCTVNYGKEKRDIIICPKRLLQKKQVFTDCVHLLTKHEPGNEFHVVSEVNIPGGCIDYFLVSARDNKVKGFVGIEFQTLDTTGTVYPERQRLLKSFGIDVAEKDVASKKKFGMNWKMTAKTILVQLHHKIDTFEHIGKHLVLIVQDCFFDYMKKEFNFSHLSKPSKLGDSMHIHSYSLRKESDYLKLNLSEILSTDSQGISTCLGLQAEAKVEFAEIIKSIEAKLSNNTLLTIV